CAACAGGTTTCTCTGGATGAAATAGAGAGGGAATGGCAGGAAGATCTTGATGAATTTGACAAACTGAGAAGAGAATATTTTCTCTATTGAATAATACCCTTCAGATAAACACATCATGTGATTGGACACGACTATGGTTGAAAAAGAAGTTTTGGTTGAAGTTCTTGCCGATATGGTGGGAGGACGGATTAGTGGTGATGGTTCTGTCAGGATCAGGGGCTTTGCCTCACTCGATCAGGCTGGACCAACCGATATGTCATTTCTGGTAAAAAAGAAGGATCTGGAGCTTCTGAAGACGAGCAAAGGGGCTGCTTTTATTGTTCCGGAAGGTGTGGAAAGTGATGGGAGTCGACCCCTTGTTATTGTCAGAGATCCGTATCTTGCAGCAGCCATTATTCACAGCTATATCCTCAGGGAAGAATTTCAGGCCGGGGGAATTCACAGCAGGGCGTTTGTCGGTGAAAACTGTGAAATCAGTCGCGAGATAACTATAGGTCCGATGGTTGTCCTTGGTGATCGGGTTACTGTTGGAAAAAAAGTTACCATAGAAGCAGGGGTTGTAATCGGAAATGATGTGACAATTGGTGATGAATGTCTTATCAAGTCCAATGCGACAATATGTGATGGAAGTATTCTCGGCAGCAGGGTGATTATTCAACCGGGAGCAGTAATCGGCAGTGATGGTTATGGCTATGCAACTGATGCCGAAGGCTGTCACGTTAAAAGGCCCCAGGTGGGTATTGTGCGTATAGAAGATGATGTTGAGATCGGCGCCAATACAACCATTGACAGGGCCGCATTCGGGACTACATGGATCAGGTCCGGTGCTAAAATTGATAATCTTGTCCAGATAGGCCACAATGTTGTGGTTGGCGAGAACAGCCTTATTGTGGCCCAGGTGGGTATCTCCGGTTCTGTTACTCTCGGCAGGAATGTGGTCATGGGAGGGCAGGCAGGAACTGCAGGTCATGTGAAAATCGGTGACAGAGCCATGGTTGCGGCCCGGGGGGAGTGCATAGTGATGTTGCCGAGGGTGCAAAGATCGGAGGAGCACCGGCAATGCCTGTACATCAATGGGCCAAGGCCAGTGCTGTTTTCGCAAAACTGCCGGAGCTGCGGAGAGAAGTGAAGAAACTCAGTAAGGCTGTAAAAAAAAGTGAACAGCAGGATTGAATGGGAAACAATAAAGTTACGTGATAGAGAGAATAACCATGGCAGATAAAATTATACCCGAACAGATTGATATATTAAAAATTCTTGATACCCTCCCCCACAGGTATCCGTTCGTTATGGTGGACAGGATAATCTCAATGGAACTGGGAAAAGAAATTGTGGGCCTGAAAAATGTCACCATCAATGAACCTTTTTTTCAGGGACATTTTCCCGGGCGTCCGGTAATGCCGGGGGTGCTGATCCTCGAAGGCATGGCACAGGTTGGCGGTATTATGGCTTTTTATGCCAAGCCGGAAGCCATTGGTGAAAAGCTTATCTTTTTTGCCGGTATAGACAAAGCCCGATTCCGTCGTCCTGTGGTTCCCGGAGATCAGATTATTTTTCAACTTGAATTTGTGAAGGAAAAACGCTCGGTTATGGTGATGAAGGGCAAGGCCTATGTGGATGATAAGCTGGTTGCTCAGGCAGAACTCATGGCCTCTTTTTCCTGATTCTGAAAACATTCTGAACTGATGAGAAATGCGGCCTGATTGGCATGGCCGGAAAAAATGGCTCAGCCATTTATGCCCTGACGGGTACAACAAAGTAATGAAAATCTGACTGCGGCAGAAATATCTTCTGTGGCGGGTTTTTCAGATAAAGGATTTATATTTCAAATGTCTATACATAAAGCAGCAGTTATCGACCCAGGCGCGGAACTGGACTCTTCCGTGTCGGTTGGACCATACGCGGTTATTGAAGCGGGTGTCAGGATAGGTGCCGGAACCAGGGTGGAAGCCCATGCCGTGATATCAGGACCTACGACTATTGGCGAGAGAAATCTGATCGGTTCTTTTGCTGTAGTGGGAGGCGCCCCGCAGGATCTCGGTTACAATGGTGAACCGACGGAATTGATCATCGGTTCTGATAACCAGATCAGGGAATACGCCTCCATTCACCGTGGTACACCGGGTGGTCATGGAAGAACGGTTATTGGTGATCATAATCTCCTCATGGCCTATACCCATGTGGCCCATGACTGTCAAATCGGCAACCACGTGATTCTTGCCAACGTGGCAACGCTTGCGGGACATGTGGAGGTCGGTGATCGTGCGTCCATTGGTGGACTTGTGGCGATTCACCAGTATTGTCGAATAGGAACTTACAGTTATATTGGCGGCGTGTCAGGTATCAGTCTCGATGTCCCTCCTTATATCATTCTGGCAGGAACCAGGAACCGCACCCGTATTTCCGGAATCAACAAGGTTGGTTTGAGGAGGAACGGCTTCAGTCGGGAAACGATCAAAAATCTGGATCGGGCCTTCAAAATTATCTTTCGTTCTCCAAATCTTCTCATGAAGGATGCAATTGAAATTGCCAGGAATGAAATGAAAGATTGTCCCGAAGTCGGCGCTCTGGTTACCTTTTTTAAAGAGTCCAAGCGTGGTGTCGTCAAGCAGACCATAATGGATTGAGTCGAATGACACAGGAGGTTGAAAACAGGAAGATAGGGATTATTGCGGGTGGTGGTCAGTTTCCACTCCTCTTTGTTGAAGCTGCGAGAAAAGCGGGTCGGCAGGTTGTTGTCATTGCCCACAAAGGGGAGACTGACAAGCGGGTCACCGAGGCTGCAGACGAAGTTTACTGGGTCAAGCTGGGTCAGCTTGGGCGGGTTATTTCACTTTTTAAAAAGAGTGGGGTCGCAGAGACTGTTTTCCTGGGGACAATAACCAAGACGAGAATTTTTCGTGATGTGTTTCCGGATCTGAAAGGGCTGACCCTGTGGAATAAAATTGACCGAAAACAAGATGATGCCATTCTCAGGGCCATAGCCGATACATTGGAAAGAGAGGGAATAAAGGTCCTTGAATCCACACTGTACCTCTCTCACCTGCTTTTTCCGGCAGGGGTGTTGACAAAAAACAAACCCAGTAAAAAACAGATAAAAGATATAGAGTTTGGCTGGAAAAACGCACGGGAAATCGGCAGACTGGATATCGGCCAGTGTGTGGTTGTCAGGGATTGTTCCGTCATGGCCGTTGAAGCGATAGAAGGTACTGATGAGGCTATCCTGAGGGGCGGACGTCTCGCCAAGGAAAATGCTGTTGTTGTGAAAGTCAGAAAGCCGGGACAGGATTTTCGCTTTGATCTTCCTGCCACTGGAGTCAGAACTCTTGAGAGCCTGAGACGCGTTCATGGTTCTGTTCTTGCTGTAGAGGCTGGACAATCCCTGCTGTTTGACAGGGAAAAGATGATTGAAGAGGCGGATAAATCAGGTATAGTGGTTGTTGGTGTTGTTGAACAGGAAGATGGGAAACTTATAATGTAACCTAAATCCTGCAATTGGCAAGTTTTTCGGAGATGCGAGGCATCAAGGGCGCAGATGTATTAACATACTTCAAGCACTTGATAACGAAGCAGATTCGATAAAATTGCCAATCCCCCAGGGCAAGGGAATAAAGAAAAAACAATCTCACTCTGATAGTGAGTAGTACAGCCCCTACTGCAATATGATAACTATCTGTTTATACAGTATAAATAATTTTTCTTTATTCCCGAAGTGCAGGATTTAGGTGTAATTAATCATCCGATTAAGGAATGCTTGTGCAGGGAGGTTATTTATGCAGGCAATGATTCTTGCAGCAGGGCTGGGAACCAGATTGCTGCCGCATACAAGGGTCTGTCCCAAGCCTCTTTTCCCAATTCTCAATCAACCCCTCCTGCTTCTTACCATCAAGAGGTTACAAAACCACGGATTTGATTCGATTCTGGTGAACTGCCATCATTTGGGGGATCAGATTGTCTCCCTGGTGGATTCATTGAGTGGAGTAACCGTGCTCCATGAAGATAAAATCCTAGGTACCGGAGGCGGACTGCGGGGTGGTCTTGAACATATGAGAGATGAGCCTCTTCTGGTAACCAATGGCGACATCTATCATACTGTTGACTTTCGTGCTTTATACAATCACCATCAGCAGAACGATTCTGTTGTTACATTGGCAATGCATGACCACCATCGTTTCAACAATGTGATGATCAGGGATGGCAAGGTGGCCAGTTTTGACAACAGGGTAGAATTTACCCAGCTGGCTTTTACTGGACTACATGTCATTGATCCTGAAATTCTGGAAGATGTTGAAAAGAACAGGAATTCCTGCATAATTGATTTCTACAGAAAACTTCTTGAACGGGGTGAGTCGATTGATTGCTATCGGGTTGATGACTGTTTCTGGACTGATATGGGGACGGTGGATGATTATCTCGACCTTCACCGTGGCCTGCTGAAGGATGATATCCCCTGCTGGGCTGAGATCGGTGAGGTGAGAAAACCATACTGTATCGATATGGCTGCAAAACTTCCTGCCCATATAGTTCTGGAAGACTGGGTCTGCATCGGTGGAGCCCATATTGAAGATGGCAGTCATCTTGAGCGGGTTGTTGTGTGGAACAATGTTCGGGTTGCTGCCGGCAGTCGTCTGGTAGATACTGTAATCAGTGATGGTACCAGCTGAAAAAAATATACCTGATAAACTATAGCTGGTCCTGGTCACAGGGCAGGCAATTT
The DNA window shown above is from Desulfomarina profundi and carries:
- the lpxD gene encoding UDP-3-O-(3-hydroxymyristoyl)glucosamine N-acyltransferase; this encodes MVEKEVLVEVLADMVGGRISGDGSVRIRGFASLDQAGPTDMSFLVKKKDLELLKTSKGAAFIVPEGVESDGSRPLVIVRDPYLAAAIIHSYILREEFQAGGIHSRAFVGENCEISREITIGPMVVLGDRVTVGKKVTIEAGVVIGNDVTIGDECLIKSNATICDGSILGSRVIIQPGAVIGSDGYGYATDAEGCHVKRPQVGIVRIEDDVEIGANTTIDRAAFGTTWIRSGAKIDNLVQIGHNVVVGENSLIVAQVGISGSVTLGRNVVMGGQAGTAGHVKIGDRAMVAARGECIVMLPRVQRSEEHRQCLYINGPRPVLFSQNCRSCGEK
- the fabZ gene encoding 3-hydroxyacyl-ACP dehydratase FabZ yields the protein MADKIIPEQIDILKILDTLPHRYPFVMVDRIISMELGKEIVGLKNVTINEPFFQGHFPGRPVMPGVLILEGMAQVGGIMAFYAKPEAIGEKLIFFAGIDKARFRRPVVPGDQIIFQLEFVKEKRSVMVMKGKAYVDDKLVAQAELMASFS
- the lpxA gene encoding acyl-ACP--UDP-N-acetylglucosamine O-acyltransferase, translating into MSIHKAAVIDPGAELDSSVSVGPYAVIEAGVRIGAGTRVEAHAVISGPTTIGERNLIGSFAVVGGAPQDLGYNGEPTELIIGSDNQIREYASIHRGTPGGHGRTVIGDHNLLMAYTHVAHDCQIGNHVILANVATLAGHVEVGDRASIGGLVAIHQYCRIGTYSYIGGVSGISLDVPPYIILAGTRNRTRISGINKVGLRRNGFSRETIKNLDRAFKIIFRSPNLLMKDAIEIARNEMKDCPEVGALVTFFKESKRGVVKQTIMD
- a CDS encoding LpxI family protein; this translates as MTQEVENRKIGIIAGGGQFPLLFVEAARKAGRQVVVIAHKGETDKRVTEAADEVYWVKLGQLGRVISLFKKSGVAETVFLGTITKTRIFRDVFPDLKGLTLWNKIDRKQDDAILRAIADTLEREGIKVLESTLYLSHLLFPAGVLTKNKPSKKQIKDIEFGWKNAREIGRLDIGQCVVVRDCSVMAVEAIEGTDEAILRGGRLAKENAVVVKVRKPGQDFRFDLPATGVRTLESLRRVHGSVLAVEAGQSLLFDREKMIEEADKSGIVVVGVVEQEDGKLIM
- a CDS encoding nucleotidyltransferase family protein, producing the protein MQAMILAAGLGTRLLPHTRVCPKPLFPILNQPLLLLTIKRLQNHGFDSILVNCHHLGDQIVSLVDSLSGVTVLHEDKILGTGGGLRGGLEHMRDEPLLVTNGDIYHTVDFRALYNHHQQNDSVVTLAMHDHHRFNNVMIRDGKVASFDNRVEFTQLAFTGLHVIDPEILEDVEKNRNSCIIDFYRKLLERGESIDCYRVDDCFWTDMGTVDDYLDLHRGLLKDDIPCWAEIGEVRKPYCIDMAAKLPAHIVLEDWVCIGGAHIEDGSHLERVVVWNNVRVAAGSRLVDTVISDGTS